In the Rhizobium sp. CB3090 genome, one interval contains:
- a CDS encoding phosphoenolpyruvate carboxykinase, with product MEQFGVRNPAIEIESIGLGAAASVRYNLLESHLYEEAIRRREADLTAHGALRALTGQHTGRSPKDKFVVRNAVTEDQIWWDNNKPMSPEHFALLHKDMLAHVHGKDLFVQDLIGGADQDYALPTRVVTEFAWHSLFIRNLLIRPERSALESFVPKLTIIDLPSFRADPERHGCRTETVIACDLVNGIVLIGGTSYAGEMKKSVFTVLNYLLPERGVMPMHCSANVGPDGDAAIFFGLSGTGKTTLSADPTRTLIGDDEHGWGENGIFNFEGGCYAKTIRLSAEAEPEIYATTRRFGTVLENVVLDEHGVPDLDDGSLTENTRSAYPLHFIPNASESGMTGHPETIIMLTADAFGVMPPIAKLTPEQAMYHFLSGYTAKVAGTEKGVVEPEATFSTCFGAPFMPRHPAEYGNLLKDQIARHGARCWLVNTGWTGGAYGTGRRMPIKATRALLAAALKGDLDNVEFRIDPNFGFAVPVAVEDVDSAILDPRSTWADAQAYDAQAAKLVEMFVSNFAKFESHVDGNVRDAAPGLRAAAE from the coding sequence ATGGAGCAATTTGGCGTCCGCAATCCCGCAATCGAAATCGAATCGATCGGCCTGGGGGCCGCCGCCAGTGTGCGTTATAACCTTCTTGAGTCTCACCTTTACGAGGAAGCGATTCGTCGGCGCGAAGCCGATCTGACCGCTCATGGTGCGCTGAGAGCATTGACAGGGCAACATACCGGCCGCTCGCCGAAGGACAAGTTCGTCGTCCGCAACGCGGTGACCGAAGACCAGATCTGGTGGGACAACAACAAGCCGATGTCGCCGGAACATTTCGCGCTGCTGCACAAGGACATGCTGGCGCATGTGCACGGCAAGGACCTGTTCGTCCAGGATCTTATCGGCGGCGCCGATCAGGATTACGCTCTGCCGACACGCGTCGTCACCGAATTCGCCTGGCACTCGCTGTTCATCCGGAACCTGCTCATTCGTCCCGAACGCTCGGCGCTGGAAAGCTTCGTGCCGAAACTGACGATCATCGATCTGCCGAGCTTCCGCGCCGATCCGGAGCGCCATGGCTGCCGCACGGAAACGGTGATCGCCTGCGATCTCGTCAACGGCATCGTTCTGATCGGCGGTACCTCCTATGCCGGCGAAATGAAGAAATCGGTCTTCACCGTGCTGAATTACCTGTTGCCCGAGCGTGGCGTCATGCCGATGCACTGCTCGGCCAATGTCGGCCCGGACGGCGACGCGGCGATTTTCTTCGGCCTGTCGGGCACCGGCAAGACGACGCTGTCGGCCGACCCGACGCGCACGCTGATCGGCGATGACGAGCATGGTTGGGGCGAAAACGGCATCTTCAATTTCGAAGGCGGCTGCTACGCCAAGACCATCCGCCTGTCGGCCGAAGCCGAGCCGGAAATCTACGCCACGACCCGCCGCTTCGGCACCGTGCTTGAAAATGTCGTGCTGGACGAACATGGCGTGCCCGATCTCGACGACGGCTCGCTGACGGAGAACACCCGCAGCGCCTATCCGCTGCATTTCATCCCGAATGCTTCGGAATCCGGCATGACCGGCCATCCGGAAACGATCATCATGCTGACGGCCGATGCCTTCGGCGTCATGCCGCCGATCGCCAAGCTGACACCGGAACAGGCGATGTATCACTTCCTCTCCGGCTACACCGCCAAGGTCGCGGGCACGGAAAAGGGCGTCGTCGAGCCGGAAGCCACGTTCTCGACCTGTTTCGGCGCTCCCTTCATGCCGCGCCATCCGGCCGAATACGGCAATCTGCTCAAGGATCAGATCGCCCGCCACGGCGCGCGCTGCTGGCTCGTCAACACCGGCTGGACCGGCGGCGCCTATGGCACGGGCCGGCGCATGCCAATCAAGGCGACGCGCGCCCTGCTGGCCGCAGCCTTGAAGGGTGATCTCGACAATGTCGAGTTCCGCATCGATCCGAATTTCGGCTTTGCGGTGCCGGTCGCCGTCGAAGACGTAGACAGCGCCATCCTCGACCCGCGCTCCACCTGGGCCGATGCTCAGGCCTATGATGCGCAGGCGGCCAAGCTGGTGGAGATGTTCGTCTCCAACTTCGCCAAGTTTGAAAGCCATGTCGACGGCAATGTCCGCGATGCGGCCCCGGGCCTGCGCGCTGCGGCCGAGTGA
- the arfB gene encoding alternative ribosome rescue aminoacyl-tRNA hydrolase ArfB, protein MASDALYINDRIIIAGWELTEQFVLAGGPGGQNVNKVATSVQLFFNIANSPSLNDRVKANAIRLAGRRVSKDGVLMIEASRFRSQDRNREDARERLKELILEAAAPPPPPRKKTKPTKGSIERRLKEKSGRSEVKKMRGKPGGD, encoded by the coding sequence ATGGCCAGCGACGCGCTTTATATCAACGACCGGATCATCATTGCCGGATGGGAACTGACGGAACAATTCGTTCTGGCGGGCGGCCCCGGCGGGCAGAACGTCAACAAGGTCGCGACATCAGTCCAGTTGTTCTTCAATATTGCGAATTCGCCGTCGCTGAATGACCGCGTCAAGGCCAACGCCATCCGGCTCGCCGGCCGGCGCGTCTCCAAGGACGGCGTCCTGATGATCGAGGCCAGCCGCTTCCGCAGCCAGGATCGCAATCGCGAGGATGCGCGCGAGCGGCTAAAGGAACTGATCCTCGAAGCCGCCGCCCCGCCACCACCGCCCCGCAAGAAGACCAAGCCGACCAAAGGCTCGATCGAACGGCGCCTGAAGGAAAAATCGGGCCGCTCGGAGGTCAAGAAGATGCGCGGCAAGCCCGGCGGCGACTAG
- a CDS encoding alpha-ketoglutarate-dependent dioxygenase AlkB, with protein sequence MLLPNGIRHLPGYLDRSTQEALVEVIRAVTAEAPLYTPAMPGTGKEMSVRMTNCGPLGWVTDKQRGYRYQSMHPVTGRPWPAMPTQLLDLWNEIAGYEKPPEACLINFYGDDARMGLHQDRDEQDLDAPVLSISLGNTCLFRVGGLNRKDRTLSFKLFSGDIVVLGGEGRLCFHGVDRIYPATSTLLKNGGRINLTLRRVTP encoded by the coding sequence ATGCTCCTACCCAACGGAATTCGTCATCTCCCCGGCTATCTCGACCGCTCCACCCAGGAAGCGCTGGTCGAAGTGATTCGCGCCGTCACTGCCGAAGCGCCGCTTTACACCCCCGCCATGCCCGGCACCGGCAAGGAGATGTCTGTGCGCATGACCAATTGCGGGCCGCTCGGCTGGGTCACGGACAAGCAGCGCGGCTATCGTTACCAGTCGATGCATCCGGTAACTGGCAGGCCCTGGCCAGCCATGCCGACACAACTACTCGATCTCTGGAATGAGATAGCTGGCTATGAAAAGCCGCCTGAGGCTTGTCTCATCAATTTCTATGGGGACGATGCCCGTATGGGCCTGCATCAGGATCGCGACGAACAGGATCTCGACGCGCCTGTGCTATCGATCTCGCTCGGCAACACCTGCCTCTTTCGAGTGGGTGGTCTCAATCGCAAGGATCGCACACTATCTTTCAAGCTTTTCAGCGGCGATATCGTCGTTCTCGGCGGAGAAGGCAGACTTTGCTTCCACGGCGTCGACCGCATCTATCCGGCAACGTCGACATTGCTGAAGAATGGCGGACGGATAAACCTCACTTTAAGACGCGTGACTCCATAG
- a CDS encoding glycosyltransferase family 87 protein: MGAHAHRYLPAALVNMILGQNGALTTALLLFGLSLAPGRPIIAGIFFGVLTIKPQLGVLVPFCLLASGNYRAIFSACTTTLVLIGATGLLFGFDVWSLFLTETRPLMTEILEAPFPQGYQVNATAFFMLARSLGFGLTGSYVFQAVFSILAIVAVLWLWQHGKVVVDHAARVCLTAVLTLVAMPYGYSYDTIPMSVAVVYLFFTQRSALLLLVAVWLYPLFNQQIVRQTAMSLGVLVPTVLAAWMLFLAWRDQLRSSAKAAEGSETAQPKASSTPPVRSDDSCPSAG; this comes from the coding sequence GTGGGCGCGCATGCTCATCGTTATTTGCCCGCCGCCTTGGTCAACATGATCCTGGGGCAGAACGGTGCATTAACCACGGCCCTCTTGCTCTTCGGGTTGTCTCTCGCGCCCGGCCGGCCAATTATTGCCGGCATTTTCTTCGGCGTGCTGACGATCAAGCCGCAACTAGGTGTACTCGTCCCTTTTTGTCTACTGGCGAGCGGCAATTATCGGGCGATTTTTTCCGCCTGCACGACAACGCTCGTCCTGATAGGCGCCACCGGTTTGCTGTTCGGTTTCGACGTTTGGTCGCTGTTCCTGACCGAGACTCGTCCGCTGATGACGGAGATTCTGGAGGCACCTTTTCCGCAAGGGTATCAGGTCAATGCCACGGCGTTCTTCATGCTGGCGCGTTCGCTGGGATTCGGGCTCACCGGATCTTACGTGTTTCAGGCGGTCTTCTCCATCCTGGCGATCGTCGCGGTTCTATGGCTCTGGCAGCACGGAAAGGTCGTAGTCGATCATGCCGCCAGGGTTTGCCTGACGGCCGTATTGACACTTGTCGCCATGCCCTATGGATATTCCTACGATACGATACCGATGAGCGTTGCTGTTGTGTATCTGTTCTTCACGCAGCGAAGCGCACTGCTTCTTCTCGTCGCCGTCTGGCTCTATCCGTTGTTCAATCAACAGATCGTTAGGCAGACGGCAATGTCTCTGGGCGTCTTGGTGCCGACAGTCCTCGCCGCATGGATGCTCTTTCTGGCGTGGAGAGACCAGTTGCGGTCAAGTGCGAAGGCAGCGGAAGGAAGTGAAACGGCGCAGCCTAAAGCTTCCTCAACGCCACCTGTTCGATCAGATGATTCCTGCCCTTCTGCAGGATGA
- the coaA gene encoding type I pantothenate kinase — protein sequence MTIATQTLPAHETLDIFEAKAYSPYYFFSSDEWSKFRADTPLTLTADEVKRLRSMGDPIDLDEVRRIYLSLSRLLSSHVESSQILFEQRNRFLSLSDVAKTPFVIGIAGSVAVGKSTTARILKELLGRWPSSPKVDLVTTDGFLYPNAELQRRNLMQRKGFPESYDTAALLRFLSAIKAGQPDVKAPCYSHLVYDVLPDEYKTVDRPDILIFEGINVLQSRHLPADGKIVPMVSDFFDFSIYIDADEHLIHNWYVARFMKLRETAFRDPHSFFHRYASITEEEAIATAEGLWKNINLKNLRQNILPTRPRADLILQKGRNHLIEQVALRKL from the coding sequence ATGACGATAGCGACCCAGACCCTGCCTGCGCACGAGACGCTCGATATATTTGAGGCGAAAGCCTATTCGCCCTATTATTTCTTTTCGTCGGACGAGTGGTCGAAATTCAGAGCCGACACGCCGCTGACATTGACCGCCGACGAAGTGAAGCGGCTGCGCTCCATGGGCGACCCAATCGATCTCGACGAAGTCCGGCGCATCTACCTTTCGCTATCGCGCCTGCTGTCCTCGCATGTGGAGTCTTCCCAGATCCTGTTCGAGCAGCGCAATCGGTTTCTCAGCCTCTCCGATGTGGCCAAGACGCCCTTCGTCATCGGTATCGCCGGCTCCGTCGCCGTCGGCAAGTCCACCACGGCCCGTATCCTGAAGGAATTGCTCGGCCGCTGGCCGTCAAGCCCGAAGGTCGATCTAGTCACGACCGATGGCTTTCTCTATCCGAACGCCGAATTGCAGCGCCGCAACCTGATGCAGCGCAAGGGCTTTCCCGAAAGTTACGATACCGCAGCGCTCCTGCGCTTCCTCTCGGCGATCAAGGCCGGGCAGCCAGATGTCAAGGCACCCTGCTATTCGCATCTCGTCTATGACGTGCTGCCGGACGAATACAAGACCGTCGACCGGCCGGATATCCTGATCTTCGAAGGCATCAACGTGCTGCAATCGCGGCACCTGCCGGCGGACGGCAAGATCGTGCCGATGGTGTCGGACTTCTTCGATTTCTCCATCTATATCGATGCCGACGAGCATCTGATCCACAACTGGTATGTGGCGCGCTTCATGAAGCTGCGCGAGACCGCCTTCCGTGACCCTCACTCCTTCTTCCATCGCTACGCCTCGATCACCGAGGAGGAGGCGATCGCGACTGCCGAGGGGCTGTGGAAGAACATCAACCTGAAGAACCTGCGCCAAAACATCCTGCCGACCCGCCCCCGCGCCGACCTCATCCTGCAGAAGGGCAGGAATCATCTGATCGAACAGGTGGCGTTGAGGAAGCTTTAG
- a CDS encoding phosphoribosyl-ATP diphosphatase encodes MSGFTLFDLEKIVDVRSKASPEDSWTAKLFAAGQPKAAKKLGEEAIEAVMAAVTNDRDNLTYEAADLLYHLMVVLKIAGIPLQNVMGELEKRTAQSGLQEKASR; translated from the coding sequence ATGAGCGGATTTACCCTTTTCGACCTCGAAAAAATCGTCGATGTGAGGTCCAAGGCATCGCCGGAGGACTCCTGGACAGCGAAGCTTTTTGCCGCCGGCCAGCCGAAGGCGGCAAAGAAGCTGGGCGAGGAAGCGATCGAGGCGGTCATGGCGGCTGTGACCAACGATCGCGACAATCTCACCTATGAGGCAGCCGATTTGCTTTATCACCTTATGGTCGTATTGAAGATAGCAGGCATTCCGTTGCAGAATGTCATGGGTGAGCTCGAAAAGCGCACCGCTCAATCCGGCCTTCAGGAGAAGGCCAGCCGGTAG
- the hisF gene encoding imidazole glycerol phosphate synthase subunit HisF, translating into MTLKARVIPCLDVKDGRVVKGVNFLNLVDAGDPVEAAKAYDAAGADELCFLDITASSDNRETIFDVVARTAEQCFMPVTVGGGVRTIADIRKLLLCGADKVSINSAAVNNPDFVAEAADKFGNQCIVVSIDAKRRRTEALGGDNLSAWEIYTHGGRNATGIDAVDFARKMVERGAGELLVTSMDRDGTKVGYDLELTRAIADAVRVPVIASGGVGDLDDLVAGIKEGHATAVLAASIFHFGTYSVGEAKHYMSEHGIAMRLD; encoded by the coding sequence ATGACCCTGAAAGCCCGCGTCATCCCCTGCCTCGACGTCAAGGACGGCCGCGTCGTCAAGGGCGTCAATTTCCTCAATCTCGTTGATGCCGGCGACCCCGTCGAGGCCGCCAAGGCTTACGATGCCGCCGGCGCCGACGAGCTCTGCTTCCTCGACATCACCGCCTCTTCCGACAACAGAGAGACGATTTTCGATGTCGTGGCCCGCACTGCCGAACAATGCTTCATGCCGGTGACGGTCGGCGGCGGCGTTCGGACCATCGCCGATATCCGCAAGCTGCTGCTCTGCGGCGCCGACAAGGTTTCGATCAATTCGGCAGCGGTGAACAATCCGGATTTCGTTGCCGAAGCCGCCGACAAATTCGGCAATCAATGCATCGTCGTCTCGATCGACGCCAAGCGGCGACGCACAGAGGCGCTCGGCGGCGATAATTTGAGCGCCTGGGAGATCTATACCCATGGCGGCCGCAACGCGACCGGCATCGACGCCGTCGATTTTGCCCGCAAGATGGTCGAGCGCGGCGCCGGCGAACTTCTGGTCACCTCCATGGATCGCGACGGCACCAAGGTCGGTTATGACTTGGAGCTGACGCGGGCAATCGCGGATGCCGTGCGCGTTCCGGTCATCGCGTCCGGCGGCGTCGGCGATCTCGACGATCTGGTTGCCGGCATCAAGGAAGGCCATGCGACGGCCGTGCTCGCCGCCTCGATTTTCCACTTCGGCACCTATTCGGTCGGCGAAGCAAAACATTATATGTCCGAGCATGGCATCGCCATGCGGCTCGATTAG
- the hisA gene encoding 1-(5-phosphoribosyl)-5-[(5-phosphoribosylamino)methylideneamino]imidazole-4-carboxamide isomerase codes for MILFPAIDLKDGQCVRLKLGDMQQATVYNPDPAAQAKAFEDQGFEWLHVVDLNGAFAGETVNGAAVDAILKATKNPVQLGGGIRTLDHIENWLSRGLARVILGTVAVRDPALVVEACRRFPGHIAVGIDAKGGKVAVEGWAEASELGVIELAKKFEGAGVAAIIYTDIDRDGILTGINWTSTLELADAVSIPVIASGGLASLDDIRRMIQPDARKLEGAISGRALYDGRIDPKEALALIKRAKEAAQ; via the coding sequence ATGATTCTGTTTCCTGCCATCGACCTAAAAGACGGCCAGTGCGTACGCCTCAAGCTCGGCGACATGCAACAGGCAACCGTCTACAATCCTGATCCGGCCGCGCAAGCCAAGGCATTCGAGGACCAGGGTTTCGAGTGGCTGCATGTGGTCGATCTCAACGGCGCCTTTGCCGGCGAGACCGTCAATGGCGCTGCCGTCGATGCCATTCTCAAGGCGACGAAGAACCCGGTGCAGCTCGGCGGCGGCATCCGCACGCTCGACCATATCGAAAACTGGCTGTCGCGCGGGCTTGCGCGCGTCATCCTCGGCACGGTTGCTGTGCGCGATCCGGCACTCGTCGTTGAAGCCTGCCGGAGGTTTCCGGGACACATCGCCGTCGGCATCGACGCCAAGGGCGGCAAGGTAGCGGTCGAGGGCTGGGCGGAAGCCTCCGAGCTCGGCGTTATCGAACTGGCGAAAAAATTCGAGGGCGCCGGCGTCGCCGCGATCATCTATACCGATATCGACCGCGACGGCATTCTGACCGGCATCAACTGGACCTCGACGCTGGAACTGGCCGATGCGGTTTCCATTCCGGTCATCGCCTCCGGCGGGCTCGCCTCGCTCGACGATATCCGCCGCATGATTCAGCCGGACGCCCGCAAACTGGAAGGTGCGATTTCCGGCCGTGCGCTTTATGATGGCCGTATCGATCCGAAGGAAGCACTAGCCCTGATCAAGCGGGCTAAGGAGGCAGCGCAATGA
- the hisH gene encoding imidazole glycerol phosphate synthase subunit HisH: MRVAIIDYGSGNLRSATKAFERAAREAGIDTEIDLTDDAERVATADRIVLPGVGAYADCRRGLDAVSGMADAVIDVVEHKGRPFLGICVGMQLMSSRGLEKTITQGFGWIKGDVKEMTPDDPTLKIPQIGWNTLDLRHPHPLFDGIPTGPDGLHAYFVHSYHLAADHADDVIATTSYGGAMTAFVGRDNMAGSQFHPEKSQKLGLALIANFLRWKP; this comes from the coding sequence ATGCGCGTCGCGATTATCGACTACGGCTCGGGCAACCTGCGCTCGGCCACCAAGGCCTTCGAACGCGCGGCCCGCGAAGCCGGAATCGACACCGAAATCGATCTGACTGACGATGCCGAGCGTGTCGCCACCGCCGACCGCATCGTGCTTCCCGGCGTCGGCGCCTATGCCGATTGCCGCCGCGGGCTCGATGCCGTTTCCGGCATGGCCGATGCGGTGATCGATGTCGTGGAACACAAGGGCCGCCCTTTCCTCGGCATCTGCGTCGGCATGCAGCTCATGTCGTCGCGCGGGCTAGAAAAGACGATCACGCAGGGGTTCGGTTGGATCAAGGGCGACGTCAAGGAGATGACGCCGGATGATCCGACGCTGAAAATCCCGCAGATCGGCTGGAACACGCTGGATCTCCGGCACCCGCATCCCCTCTTCGACGGCATTCCGACCGGGCCGGACGGGCTGCACGCCTATTTCGTTCATTCCTATCATCTGGCCGCCGATCATGCCGACGACGTCATCGCCACGACCAGCTATGGTGGCGCGATGACCGCCTTCGTCGGCCGCGACAACATGGCCGGCTCGCAGTTCCATCCGGAAAAGAGCCAGAAGCTCGGCCTCGCCCTGATTGCCAATTTCCTGCGCTGGAAGCCCTAA
- a CDS encoding DUF2628 domain-containing protein: MASYLILTPPGGPDKNQARTRFIRDGFSWMAFLFPTLWMLFHRLWLQAIAAFLLQSIGWELIHRPGFFAAGLAILLGVHILAALEGSHAAYRNLVAGGWRTEGLVSAPNLATAEEIHFSDIEPKAEEENIRSNNWDIPSSPNNNSSRGGPGFGLPGYDGGR; the protein is encoded by the coding sequence ATGGCAAGCTATTTGATTTTGACGCCGCCCGGAGGACCGGACAAAAACCAGGCGAGAACGCGCTTCATCCGCGACGGTTTTTCCTGGATGGCGTTTTTGTTTCCGACGCTGTGGATGCTTTTTCACCGGCTCTGGCTGCAGGCCATCGCCGCGTTTCTGCTACAGAGCATCGGTTGGGAATTGATCCATCGGCCGGGATTCTTCGCCGCCGGCCTCGCAATCCTGCTCGGCGTGCATATCCTTGCCGCGCTCGAAGGAAGTCATGCCGCATACCGGAACCTCGTCGCGGGCGGCTGGAGGACGGAGGGTCTGGTTTCGGCTCCCAATCTGGCAACGGCTGAGGAGATCCATTTCTCCGACATCGAGCCGAAAGCCGAGGAGGAGAATATCCGTTCGAATAATTGGGATATCCCTTCCTCTCCAAACAACAATTCAAGTCGCGGCGGGCCGGGTTTCGGTCTTCCCGGCTATGATGGAGGACGCTGA
- the hisB gene encoding imidazoleglycerol-phosphate dehydratase HisB produces the protein MAETVASRTASVSRKTNETSVSVSVNIDGSGKSTISTGVGFFDHMLEQLSRHSLIDMEIDTKGDLHVDDHHAVEDTGIAIGQAIAKALGDRRGITRYASIDLAMDETMTKAAVDLSGRPFLVWNVAFSASKIGTFDTELVREFFQALAQNAGITLHILNHYGANNHHIAETCFKAVARALRTATEIDPRQAGRVPSTKGTLA, from the coding sequence ATGGCAGAGACCGTAGCGAGCCGCACGGCGAGCGTTTCCCGCAAGACCAACGAGACCTCGGTCTCGGTGTCCGTCAATATCGACGGCAGCGGCAAGTCGACCATTTCGACGGGCGTCGGCTTCTTCGACCATATGCTGGAGCAGCTTTCGCGACATTCGCTGATCGACATGGAGATCGACACCAAGGGCGACCTGCATGTCGACGATCACCACGCGGTCGAAGATACCGGCATCGCCATCGGTCAGGCCATTGCCAAGGCGCTCGGCGACCGGCGCGGAATCACGCGCTATGCCTCGATCGATCTCGCCATGGACGAAACGATGACGAAGGCGGCCGTCGATCTGTCCGGCCGGCCCTTCCTCGTCTGGAACGTCGCCTTCAGCGCCTCGAAGATCGGCACTTTCGATACCGAACTGGTGCGCGAATTCTTCCAGGCGCTCGCGCAGAATGCCGGCATCACGCTGCATATCCTCAACCATTATGGCGCCAACAATCACCATATTGCCGAGACATGCTTCAAGGCCGTTGCCCGCGCTCTGCGCACGGCAACCGAGATCGATCCGCGGCAGGCAGGCCGCGTACCCTCGACGAAGGGTACACTCGCCTGA
- the hslV gene encoding ATP-dependent protease subunit HslV, translating into MTTIVTIRKGGKVVMAGDGQVSLGQTVMKGNARKVRRIGKGDVIAGFAGATADAFTLLERLEKKLEQYPGQLMRAAVELAKDWRTDKYLRNLEAMMLVADKQVTLAVTGNGDVLEPEHGAMAIGSGGNFALAAARALIDTDKSAEDVARRALDIAADICVYTNHNVVVETLDSES; encoded by the coding sequence ATGACGACAATTGTGACTATTCGCAAAGGCGGCAAGGTGGTGATGGCAGGCGATGGCCAGGTCAGCCTCGGCCAGACCGTGATGAAGGGCAATGCCCGCAAGGTTCGCCGCATCGGAAAGGGTGACGTGATTGCCGGTTTCGCCGGTGCGACCGCCGATGCCTTTACGCTGCTCGAGCGGCTTGAAAAGAAGCTCGAACAATATCCCGGCCAGTTGATGCGCGCCGCCGTCGAGCTCGCCAAGGATTGGCGCACGGACAAATATCTGCGCAACCTCGAAGCGATGATGCTGGTTGCCGACAAACAAGTGACGCTCGCCGTCACCGGCAATGGCGATGTGCTCGAGCCGGAACATGGCGCCATGGCGATCGGTTCCGGCGGTAATTTCGCGCTCGCCGCCGCCCGCGCTCTGATCGATACGGACAAATCGGCCGAGGACGTCGCCCGCCGCGCGCTCGACATCGCCGCCGACATCTGCGTCTATACCAATCATAACGTGGTGGTCGAAACGCTCGACTCCGAGTCCTAA
- the hslU gene encoding ATP-dependent protease ATPase subunit HslU, whose product MTTFSPREIVSELDRYIVGQHEAKRAVAIALRNRWRRQQLEPDLRDEVMPKNILMIGPTGVGKTEISRRLAKLAGAPFIKVEATKFTEVGYVGRDVEQIVRDLVEVGIGLAREKKRAEVQAKAHMSAEERVLDALVGATASPATRDSFRKKLREGQLDDKEIDIEIADTGSGMPGFEIPGMPGANIGVLNLSEMFGKAMGGRTKKVRTTVKDSYKELIRDESDKLIDNEAIQREAVQSAENDGIVFLDEIDKIAARDGGMGAGVSREGVQRDLLPLVEGTTVATKYGPVKTDHILFIASGAFHVSKPSDLLPELQGRLPIRVELKPLSKEDFRRILTEPEASLIRQYKALMETENLKLDFTDDAIDALADVAVHLNSTVENIGARRLQTVMERVLDDISYNASDRAGVSVTIDADYVREHVGDLATNTDLSRFIL is encoded by the coding sequence ATGACCACTTTTTCCCCCCGCGAGATCGTTTCCGAACTCGATCGCTATATTGTCGGCCAGCATGAGGCCAAACGCGCCGTGGCGATTGCGCTGCGCAACCGCTGGCGTCGCCAGCAGCTCGAACCCGACCTGCGCGACGAAGTCATGCCCAAGAACATCCTGATGATCGGCCCGACCGGCGTCGGGAAGACGGAAATCTCCCGCCGCCTCGCCAAGCTCGCCGGCGCTCCTTTCATCAAGGTGGAAGCGACGAAATTTACCGAGGTCGGCTATGTCGGCCGCGACGTCGAGCAGATCGTCCGCGATCTCGTCGAGGTCGGCATCGGCCTGGCGCGCGAAAAGAAGCGCGCCGAAGTTCAGGCGAAGGCGCATATGAGCGCGGAAGAGCGGGTGCTCGACGCCTTGGTCGGCGCAACCGCCTCGCCGGCGACGCGCGACAGCTTCCGCAAGAAGCTGCGCGAGGGCCAGCTGGACGACAAGGAAATCGATATCGAGATCGCCGACACAGGTTCCGGCATGCCCGGCTTTGAAATTCCCGGCATGCCCGGCGCCAATATCGGCGTGCTCAACCTCTCCGAAATGTTCGGAAAGGCCATGGGCGGCCGCACCAAGAAGGTGCGCACCACGGTCAAGGATTCCTACAAGGAGCTGATCCGCGATGAATCCGACAAGCTGATCGACAATGAGGCGATCCAGCGCGAAGCTGTGCAATCCGCCGAGAATGACGGCATCGTCTTTCTGGACGAGATCGACAAGATCGCCGCCCGTGACGGCGGCATGGGCGCCGGCGTCTCGCGCGAAGGCGTGCAACGCGACCTGCTGCCGCTGGTCGAAGGCACCACGGTTGCGACCAAGTATGGTCCGGTTAAGACCGACCATATCCTCTTCATCGCCTCCGGCGCCTTCCATGTATCGAAGCCTTCGGATCTCCTGCCGGAATTGCAGGGCCGCTTGCCGATCCGCGTCGAGCTGAAGCCGCTGAGCAAGGAGGATTTCCGCCGTATCCTGACCGAGCCGGAAGCGAGCCTCATCCGCCAGTACAAGGCGCTGATGGAGACGGAAAATCTGAAGCTCGACTTCACGGATGATGCGATCGACGCTTTGGCCGATGTCGCCGTGCACCTCAACTCCACCGTCGAGAACATCGGCGCCCGCCGCCTGCAGACGGTAATGGAGCGGGTGTTGGACGATATCTCCTACAACGCTTCGGATCGCGCCGGCGTGTCGGTGACCATCGATGCCGACTATGTGCGCGAACATGTCGGCGATCTCGCCACCAATACCGACCTGTCGCGCTTCATTCTCTAG